One Deinococcus planocerae DNA segment encodes these proteins:
- a CDS encoding ZIP family metal transporter, protein MGALSLLLFVLVPAGTTVLGGVLATLRPPGERWRSAFQHFAAGAVFAAVAGELLPEIKQEHQPLGVVLGFALGVLLMLGLERLFKNKPVDEARPTPEEGGAGNAAGLALITGIDILIDGLLIGVSAGTNAQAGFLITLALTLELLFLSLSTVAALGRAGITRARVIGVTLLFALALAVGVLIGALLFGGLSGFALEVVLSFAAAALLYLVTEELLTEAHQVTETPLLTATFFAGFLAIFLVELLLPGAGA, encoded by the coding sequence ATGGGAGCCCTCTCGCTGCTGCTGTTTGTGCTCGTCCCGGCGGGCACGACCGTCCTGGGTGGTGTCCTGGCCACACTCCGCCCTCCTGGTGAGCGCTGGCGCAGCGCGTTTCAGCATTTCGCGGCGGGCGCGGTGTTTGCGGCGGTTGCCGGTGAACTGCTGCCCGAGATCAAGCAGGAACATCAGCCGCTGGGCGTCGTGCTGGGCTTCGCCCTGGGCGTGTTGCTGATGCTCGGGCTGGAGCGTCTCTTCAAAAACAAGCCCGTGGACGAGGCGCGGCCCACGCCGGAAGAAGGCGGGGCGGGCAACGCGGCCGGCCTCGCCCTCATCACGGGAATCGACATTCTGATCGACGGCCTGCTGATCGGCGTGAGCGCGGGCACCAACGCCCAAGCCGGTTTTCTGATCACCCTGGCCCTCACGCTGGAACTCTTATTCCTCAGCCTGTCCACCGTCGCTGCCCTGGGGCGCGCTGGAATCACCCGCGCCCGGGTGATCGGCGTCACCCTGCTGTTCGCGCTCGCGCTGGCGGTCGGCGTCCTGATCGGCGCGCTGCTGTTCGGGGGGCTATCCGGCTTCGCGCTGGAGGTGGTGCTGTCCTTTGCCGCGGCGGCCCTGCTGTACCTGGTCACCGAGGAACTGCTCACCGAGGCGCATCAGGTCACCGAGACACCGCTCTTGACGGCAACCTTTTTCGCGGGCTTCCTGGCCATCTTCCTGGTCGAGCTGCTGCTCCCCGGAGCGGGGGCGTGA